The segment CGAccgaagcaaagaaaaaaaaattcttctcctCTCTCGACGGCGATTCATCGATTCATCTCTCTCGGATCGTCAAGGTAAATAGAAAGTGCTTCTTGTAGATTAATCGATGTAGATTAGTTTGTGTTTGGTTTACGGTTCTAATTACGGttcttcttgtttgttttcctCTCAATCtagggtttggttttgtttattcaaTGGATTTGAAAACCCTAGTTTGTTCGAAGAACTTTTCGATTAGGGTTCTTGTTGTTTGTTCCATTTGATTTACGATTAGGGTTCTTCTTGTTTGTTCGAATTGATTTACGGtttgaaaatcaaaatctttTGGCTTTTTCATTCGATTTAGGTTTCTCAATCTTACGATTAGGGTTCTTCTTGTTTGTTCTTCTTGTTTGTTAGATTAACGCTTTGGGTCTCAAGTTTATTACCGATTCAAATGCAACAATGGTTCCATATATTTGTTGTTACGGTTTTGACAAAGTCTCAGTCTTTATTGTCCCAttctatatgtatattatttgtCTTTTTCGAATAATGCTCTGTGTATTCTTTGTTGCAGGTTAACTAGAATGGGACAATATAGCTACAGCCAGCCGTCCTCATCATCAGAGGAGTTGGACATAACGTCACTTCTCGAAGCTGAAGCTCAGCTGTACGCGGATGAAGGTCAGAGTAGCTTCCATATGCCAGAGGCGGTTCAGTACCAACCTCAACCTGAGGCCGATGATGGAATCCCGACGATTTGCTACTGTGGGGCGGAGCCTGTTATAGCAACCGCCTACACTGACAAAGATCGAGGCCGAATGTACTTCAGCTGCGTCAATGCGGATGATGGAGACTGTCACATCTGGAAGTGGTGGGATGTTGCGATCATGGAGGAGATGAGGGAGTTTCAGTCAATGCTAAGGCGGCTTAAGGAAGAAGGTGCTAATTCAGTTTGCTAGTTGCTAAAGTAGTTGCATAGTAGTGTTGTGCTAGTTCAGTTTGCTTGTTACGGTTTTGAGAACTAACTGTTGTGTAATGTGTTTTGTTTCAGGTGAAGATGTCAcgggagaagaggagaagaagtcACGGGAGAAAAGGAGAAGTCACGGGGGTGAAAGCAGTCACGGGTGGTCCTTTTTTGTAGCCCATGTGAAGAAGTCACGGGGTTAATGTTTTTCAGTTTGTGTATTATAAGTACTATCTCCTTCTCCTTGTTTTCTCATTATCAAAACTTTGTATGATAAGTTCTTGTAATATATTGCTACTAACGGTGAAAGCAGACTTGTATTGATCCAACGGTTTGTCATTATCACTTCTTCTCCTTGTTTTATCACTCAAAGTATTGCTTGCATCACTTCTTCTCCTTGTATACATACATTGCTtgcatctcttcttctccttgtatACATACACTGCTTGCATCACTCAAAGTAATACTTCTTCTCCTTTGCATCCCAACAAATATAAGTGTAAATTTATACTTCTTCTCCTTGTATACATACAAATTGATAGCTTAGATCACTTCTTCTCCTTGTATAAATATGtttgtataaatttaaaaaatgtataaatttataaatatgtataaatttataaatatgtataaatttatttaaaaaagtatgtataaatttattaaaaaaatgtatgtataaatttatttaaaaaagtatgtataaatttataaatatgtataaaatgaaCGCAATGGCTACGGGCGTATCGACATCTCGGAATTTGAAGATGGAAGCGTGACAAGGAGTTCAGAGGTGGAAACCGAAACCGACATGCCTACAAATCTCAATAAATGTTTTCCGATCAGAATCAGAAAGAGCTTCGGGATGCGCATATACATGAACAATTGAAAAAAGATTTAGTTAAGCATATTTGGAACAAATTTGGTCATGATGATTAATAATTTATGTATCTATGacttttattattgtttttttaatttttataatgcaataaatataaaataaataatttttatatttgaaaaaatattaattttttattcttaagGATTCTTAATTGGATATCACCATTGTACACACTAATTTCACTCAACTCCTTAACtattctaaaaaaaacaaaaaatgattaaaCAATTCCTAAGGATTCCATCCACAACTCCACCATTGCACATGCTCTTAGTTCCCATTCTGATCTCTTTCAGAGTATTTACATTTCAATGTTATCCTGAAGCCGGCATCAAAAGTGTTACCAAACAAGAGTGAAGGATAAGCGCTTGTTTTTGGTGGTGATGCATAAAAGTGCTAAAGACAACCGTTTAAATTTTCTTTAAGTAATATTATTTCCGTTTTCGAAAGTAaaattttctagattttatttttgtttcataaaaataaattttctatatatttaaagtatttttgtatatttttaaaaaacattaattgtgaatatttgaattgattaaattttattggggatagttattagaaaatgtattaaaaataaatagtaaattaaattgtaattatttattatatttttaataaacgtGGAAATTCTAGAAAATCTTATATTTTCAGAAATGAGATAGTAAATTAGGTTcgcaaaacaaaatataaaactttctttaataaattaattatgtccggagagagagaagggacagtgttgtgttgtgttgtgttgtgatCTTATTTGTTTGTCGAAATCTGGGAATCATCATCTCAGactctctctcctcttccttTCATCGATTTGCCgcgagagagagaaaaaaaaacaaccggCGAGCTCAATCGCGTTCAAACGTAATCGGGGTCCTTATCGCCGGATCAGCCATTTAGCCTTTTGTATAACATCATCCCAAGTAGTGtccgtgtgtgtgtgtgtgtgaatcgGGGAATGAACggtgacgatgatgatgaggtCGTCGCAGCTTCGGCAGTAGACACATCTCTACCTCTTGAATGGAGATTCTCCCAGGTCTTCGGTGAACGCAGCGCTGGTGAAGAAGTTCAAGAAGGTACTCACTCATCGAACTCGACCTTTACGATTCTCCATCTTATTCCCTCTAATTGGGATCCGGGTTCTTAGATCTATTGGATTGATTACGTTTTCATTCATGGGCCAATCAGAAAGTTTTGGTTTTTTCTGGGTCTAAGTTTTGTATCTCTCTTTATGCTCTTTGTTTGTAGCTGAGAACTCTTTGAGTAGATTCGATTCTGTTAGTTAAACTGTGTGTTCGTTCCTTGGCAGTTGATGTGATATCAGCAATCGAGTTTGATCATTCGGGAGACCATCTTGCAACTGGTGACCGTGGAGGACGCGTTGTTCTTTTTGAGAGAAGCCCTGTCACAAATGTAATGCCTCTCtctccactttttttttttgtgcgaaTGATATCTTAGGAATTTGACATAATGGTTGTTATTATCAAGTACAGAGCAGTGGAGGAGATAGAAGGGATGTTGAAGAAACAGATTATCCTCCACTGAGGCACCCGGAGTTCCGTTATAAAACTGAGTTTCAGAGTCATGACCCTGAGGTCTTTCATCATTACTCTCTTTCTTTTCATACTCCCAATATCTGCTAATTAATTACTATATTCCTGTTTTCTACCAGTTTGATTATCTTAAGAGTTTGGAGATAGAGGAGAAGATCAACAAAATTAGATGGTGTCAAACCGCCAATGGCGCTCTTTTTCTCCTTTCCACTAACGATAAAACTATCAAGTACTGGAAGGTCAGGATATTATTGTTTGTATCGATGGGATTTTTTGTCTGTTGCTTCTCGATATTTAGGGGTGTAATGTAATACCTTAATGGTCGTCATTGACATTGTTTGTTGGGATGCTTACTGTCTCTAAAAAGTCGTGAATGTTTGTAAATAGTTTTTTCTTCTATCTACAACCAGTTGAGATATGTATGTAGAGGTGAATTACTTTTTCTCACTCATGTGAGTTTTAACAGGTTCAAGacaagaagatcaagaaaattTGTCAAGTAAATTCAGATCCTCCAGGAAATGCAAGCTCCTCTAGCATTACAACCGCGTGCCTTGGGAACGGAGGAGGAGTACCTGAAGCCATCTCTTCGCTCCGGTTGCCAGTGGtattcctaaatattttgaacATTCTAGTTTCAGCAGCAAACTGCAAAATTAGACGAATTGATATCACACGATCAAGTTTCCATTCACTTCATTGATACTAGACTTGTTGCTTCTTAGTTCTAATCTCCCGTGCTCTTCTGATCAAGAATTGGTTCTCAAGtctttcaaagtttttttttatatagctTATTTGTAGACTTAATACTCTTCATTTTGGCATATACAGGTAACTAGCCATGAGTCTAGCCCTGTGGCAAGATGTCGAAGAGTCTATTCTCATGCTCATGATTATCATATCAATTCCATCTCAAATAACAGGTAATTTATTCATATTCACCCCCATTTTTTGCTACCAAGTGCTTTTTTCCCcctgtgaatttttttttatgatgtCATTGTAAGGCGTCTGATGAATCAGTGTCTCTTCTTCTTTATAATCAATCCATACTTTTATTGTCAATGTTTGGCTCATAAAAGTTTCTTCTATTTAAATCAGTGACGGCGAAACATTTATTTCTGCTGATGATTTGCGAATAAATCTTTGGAATCTGGAGATAAGCAATCAAAGCTTCAATATTGTTGATGTCAAGCCTGAGAAAATGGAAGATCTATCTGGTAAGCCTGCCATGGTTTTTACTGCTCTCTTTCAAGTCCAATAGGGCAATAGGGATATGCTAATACCAGAAATTCGTTCTTGCAGAGGTTATCACAGCAGCAGAATTTCATCCTACGCATTGCAATATGTTAGCTTATAGCAGTTCGAAAGGCTCAATTCGCCTGCTTGATCTGCGCCAATCAGCTTTATGTGATTCACATTCCAAATTGTAAGTCTTGTTGAGACTTTCTTTCAATTCTGTTTTTAAGTTTCCATCAAAGGTAACAACAACACTGCTTTGTTTGTTTCTGCAGGTTTGAGGAACCAGAGGCAGCAGGTCCTAAGTCCTTCTTCACTGAGATAATTGCTTCAGTTTCAGACATTAAATTTGCCAGAGAAGGAAGATATCTCCTTAGCCGTGACTACATGACACTTAAGGTCTCTCCATACTTCCATCGGCATTAGATATGATAAGCTATCAGTGGCTCGTTTctaattcttttcttttgcatttCAGTTATGGGACATCAACATGGATTCAGGTCCGGTATCAACTTTCCAGGTTCATGAGTATCTGAAACCCAAGGTAAGTTTCCTATATACTTTAAGAGAGAACTGGTTTTGTCTTAGCTCTGATGCGTAGCTGATTCTGATTGGTACACTCCCTTTCCCCTCCCTTGGCCAATTTACAGCTCTGTGATTTATATGAAAACGATTCCATCTTTGACAAGTTCGAGTGTTGTATAAGTGGGAATGGATTGCGAGCAGCTACAGGTTCTTACAGGTAATACCCTGAAAAGCAGAGCATGTTTCTTTTGCTATTAGCATTATCAAATTGACTATGAGACTCCATTGCTCTCTATCCAGCAATCTGTTCCGTGTGTTTGGTGTCTCCCCGGGAAGTACTGAGACTGCAACCTTAGAAGCAACCAGAAATCCTATGAGGTAAAAACTTTTGGTAAAAGCTATTAAGAGACATGTCCCAATTGATATGAACCTTTCTTTTGtggttttttttatctttaggAGACATGTCCCAGTTCCCTCGAAGCCATCCAGACTAGGCGGTATAGCGCGTGTTGTAGGTAGAGgtcagtctctctctctttctctcttctttgttattttagtaaaagtatatatatatactctttaAAGAAACTGGCATCAAATAAGTAAATACACTGAAATGGTCAAAAGCAGGAACAGAGAGTCCTGCAGTCGATGGGAGCAGTAGCAATGCTCTTGATTACAAAACAAAGTTGCTGCATCTTGCTTGGCATCCAAGTGAGAACTCAATTGCTTGTGCCGCTGGAAATAGCTTGTACATGTACTATGCTTAGCCACATTACTCAgccaaacaaaaaagaaaagaaaagagaaaagccAGAAAGACCCATTTTCTCTGCTctagactctctctctctctctttcttggtTCCTTCTTGGTGGTTAATGGGAATTGCTATATACATCATCCTGGACTTGTACACCTGGAAACTACTTTACAGgccaagaaagaaagaaagaaagaaaatccgATCGAAAGAAATCGTGATTTTAGTAAAAGCAATCTCATATAACTTTGGATTGGATATAGATTAGATTATTACTATTATACAATCTTTTCTGCTCTTTTGTGTAATCATTGttttattgattcttttttttttttgttaaacttgTTTCTCCTTTGTTGACTTATTAAAATAATGCATTTC is part of the Raphanus sativus cultivar WK10039 chromosome 5, ASM80110v3, whole genome shotgun sequence genome and harbors:
- the LOC130495033 gene encoding uncharacterized protein LOC130495033; this translates as MGQYSYSQPSSSSEELDITSLLEAEAQLYADEGQSSFHMPEAVQYQPQPEADDGIPTICYCGAEPVIATAYTDKDRGRMYFSCVNADDGDCHIWKWWDVAIMEEMREFQSMLRRLKEEGEDVTGEEEKKSREKRRSHGGESSHGWSFFVAHVKKSRG
- the LOC108863296 gene encoding serine/threonine protein phosphatase 2A 55 kDa regulatory subunit B alpha isoform isoform X1; amino-acid sequence: MNGDDDDEVVAASAVDTSLPLEWRFSQVFGERSAGEEVQEVDVISAIEFDHSGDHLATGDRGGRVVLFERSPVTNSSGGDRRDVEETDYPPLRHPEFRYKTEFQSHDPEFDYLKSLEIEEKINKIRWCQTANGALFLLSTNDKTIKYWKVQDKKIKKICQVNSDPPGNASSSSITTACLGNGGGVPEAISSLRLPVVTSHESSPVARCRRVYSHAHDYHINSISNNSDGETFISADDLRINLWNLEISNQSFNIVDVKPEKMEDLSEVITAAEFHPTHCNMLAYSSSKGSIRLLDLRQSALCDSHSKLFEEPEAAGPKSFFTEIIASVSDIKFAREGRYLLSRDYMTLKLWDINMDSGPVSTFQVHEYLKPKLCDLYENDSIFDKFECCISGNGLRAATGSYSNLFRVFGVSPGSTETATLEATRNPMRRHVPVPSKPSRLGGIARVVGRAGTESPAVDGSSSNALDYKTKLLHLAWHPSENSIACAAGNSLYMYYA
- the LOC108863296 gene encoding serine/threonine protein phosphatase 2A 55 kDa regulatory subunit B alpha isoform isoform X2; its protein translation is MNGDDDDEVVAASAVDTSLPLEWRFSQVFGERSAGEEVQEVDVISAIEFDHSGDHLATGDRGGRVVLFERSPVTNSSGGDRRDVEETDYPPLRHPEFRYKTEFQSHDPEFDYLKSLEIEEKINKIRWCQTANGALFLLSTNDKTIKYWKVQDKKIKKICQVNSDPPGNASSSSITTACLGNGGGVPEAISSLRLPVVTSHESSPVARCRRVYSHAHDYHINSISNNSDGETFISADDLRINLWNLEISNQSFNIVDVKPEKMEDLSEVITAAEFHPTHCNMLAYSSSKGSIRLLDLRQSALCDSHSKLFEEPEAAGPKSFFTEIIASVSDIKFAREGRYLLSRDYMTLKLWDINMDSGPVSTFQVHEYLKPKLCDLYENDSIFDKFECCISGNGLRAATGSYSNLFRVFGVSPGSTETATLEATRNPMRRHVPVPSKPSRLGGIARVVGRGTESPAVDGSSSNALDYKTKLLHLAWHPSENSIACAAGNSLYMYYA